GAGAGAAGCGCTTTGATGCGGAAGGCAGGACTTTGATCGCAGAATTTGAGGATTTCGTTCTTTTCAACATATATTTCCCTAACGGGAAAGCTTCTGATGAAAGGCTCCAGTACAAGATGGACTTCTATGATGCATTTATGGAACGTGCAGACGGATTCAAGGATGAAGGCAGGAATGTTGTTGTCTGTGGTGATGTGAACACCGCTCACAAAGAGATCGATCTTGCACGACCCAAACAGAATGAGAAGTCATCAGGTTTCCTTCCTCAGGAGAGGGAATGGATAGATACTTTCCTTGACCACGGTTATCTTGATACTTTCAGGCTGTTCAATCAGGATACAGGACAATATAGCTGGTGGGACCAGAAGACGCGTGCAAGGGACCGTAATGTTGGCTGGCGAATAGATTACTTCTTTGCAAGCGAAAGCTTGAAAGATCGGATAACTTCAGCTTACATATTGCCGGATGTTATGGGTTCTGACCACTGTCCTATCGGGATTGAGCTGGATCTCGGTCAGTAATTTTTTGATATATTTGGTGACAATCAGGTCTGTATAGCTTCTGCTATCCAAAAGTATGTAAGAACTTATGTTGAGAGAAATAGTATGTGAAAAAGTCAGTTAGAAAGTAAGTGATCAATTATAATTATTAAAAAGAATTGTCGGGCGCATAATGCGCCCTTATGTTTGTTATTTTTTGAATTTACATCATTGGAGGCATTCCGCCGCC
This genomic stretch from Methanococcoides sp. AM1 harbors:
- a CDS encoding exodeoxyribonuclease III, producing the protein MTSINIMSWNVNGLRSMVKKGFLEWVAEAQPDILCLQETKAQERQLPTNLRHIDSYMPHFFSAERKGYSGVAVYTKLPPVNVEYGLGEKRFDAEGRTLIAEFEDFVLFNIYFPNGKASDERLQYKMDFYDAFMERADGFKDEGRNVVVCGDVNTAHKEIDLARPKQNEKSSGFLPQEREWIDTFLDHGYLDTFRLFNQDTGQYSWWDQKTRARDRNVGWRIDYFFASESLKDRITSAYILPDVMGSDHCPIGIELDLGQ